Part of the Quercus robur chromosome 5, dhQueRobu3.1, whole genome shotgun sequence genome, ACCCGACGTGTAAAGGTTTTATATGCTTGTAGACcgttcttttatttatttatttatttttttgtgcaaatttttcttcaaacacACCCTACGTGTAAAAGGTTTTATATGCTTGTAGACcgttcttttatttatttattttttgtggtggtAGTAGACCTAGTTATTTCCTAACTCTAGGAAAAGTAATTTATGGAATGAGAGCATTTGTATTGGCTTATGCAAAATATCATAAATCACCAAATTTGATTAATGAACTCCAAAAACACCTGACATTGGCTTATGCACCCATTaggcaaaataaaattttgctacaattcttatttatctctctctctctctctaatgggTTGTCAAGGTTGAGCTAACTATGGATCTTCCATATATTGGTATATAAAATGTGTGTGGGTACTAACTTCGTGGGGAGACTCCAATCTTGAGATTAATATAACATACAGGTATGCCACTTTTGGACTTCGCCTACATGTGTATACTCAACAATCTCTCATCACATGTGAATCATGGCATTGCCCCTTGCAAATGACCTTTTTCCTTCAACCATGGGAATTTCTTAGACCATCCATGGGAATCACATGTCACACCATGATCTAGCACAACATTAGCAATACACTTTTGTTGgactttttttgaaaataatctcTACATGGGCTTGCCTTGTGCAATATAAACTTGTGTGGACTCTAAGAACACGCACTGCCATCCATGCTCCAACTAGTTCACTCGATTGGCAATGGAGCTTTCCCCCTTTTGTTGTAGTTCAGGTGTCGGGTGTGGAATTCCCTTCCATGCCACAAGTTCCAATTGAACAAGTCCCAATATCTGGATAAAGTGACGAAAGGGACTTTTGACATCTTGTTGCACACTAATATGGGCTCTAATAGATTAATACTacttgttggggggggggggggggggaagggggtAATAACACTTTGAGGACAGTTTAATTTAACATATAGATACAGCACTTTATCCACAAGCTTAGACATATCAATTTAAGTCCAACTATAATATATTAACCACTCAcccttcttattattatttaatctGAAACTTTATTCATACATGTATATCTAACAAAATGGTACTGAGTTTAGGGTTGCCAAAGACTAAAATTCCTTGGCCATGCTTTGCTGTAGGGATGAATGTGTAAATCTCTATGTTAatttgtgggtttgatttggaTTGTGAATTTGGATTGCAATGATCCTAAGCCTCTCtttatttgcttaaaaaaattggggaaacctgaaagagaaaagaaaaagatgaaaataataCTCTCTCCATCCCAATTTGATTGtcctatttgaaaagtcaaactttttaagagaacatcatttattgtcttgtttgccttatataagtttacaaaactactattaaataaatttgtcagtttttttaaaaagagttattcttaatgaggcaactaaaaaggtgtcacaattaaattgatttttttaaatattagttagttttcttttcaaatagttttgaaaataaggtagaggtataataggaacattaataaactaataatttttatttttagaaacaaaacaatattttgggatatcccaaaatggaatagaggacaaacaaattgggacgGAGGTAGCAActgttaaggaaaaaaaaaaaaaaaaaaaggatgaaaatgagtattttaatgtaatagagtttagagtagaaatttttttagaagatagaACAAAGAGTCTAATGTAGGTGATGATTTGACAAATagttaattaaaatacaaaatgtaAGTTGTTTTATATaatgaaaggaaaattttggCTAAACtaacatatacttttttttaagaaacaaatacatACACACAAGGAAGTGAGGAGTGGTTTTAACAAAAACCTGAATGCTCTGAGAAAATCCATTGGACCGAGTCTTAATTGCACTAGCCCATACTACAGCATTAGCACCGACTTCCTAGTCACGGCATTGTAAGAAATGAAAACTATAATGATTATATGATGAtgacatataatattattattagattaataGAATTATAAAATCGTAGTTAGTGCGTATAGTGTCACACACTTATACTAGATGAAACAAATAAGAGTATTcagcaaaataaagaaaagatgtaacaaataagagagagagagacagaagaaaaagaggaacaaaaGCACCTTCAATGGGCCCATGACATGTCTCCTCAATAGACCCCAAGATCGATGtgattttcatctttttttctctctaatctCCACTGCACTATCCCAATTCTTGCACCTTCTTCCTTCCCCTTTTTCCCTGTCATTTCTTGCCAAAAATACACTAACAATTCTCCACCAATAATCATGTCCAGTGAGAGACTAAACGATTCTGCAGAAGGGTCTTCACGATCTACCCCTCAGaagcaacagcaacagcaaccaCCACCAGCACCACCACCTTTGAGCCGCTACGAGTCGCAGAAGCGCCGAGACTGGAACACTTTTGGTCAGTACTTGAGGAATCAGACACCCCCAGTTTCTCTCTCACAGTGCAACTGCAACCATGTGCTTGACTTCCTTAGGTACCTTGACCAGTTCGGAAAGACCAAGGTTCATTTACATGGCTGTGTCTTCTTTGGTCAGCCTGACCCTCCTGCTCCTTGCACTTGTCCTCTCAGGCAAGCTTGGGGGAGCCTAGACGCGCTAATCGGACGCCTCAGAGCTGCCTATGAGGAACATGGTGGTTCACCGGAGACAAACCCGTTCGGAAATGGAGCTATTAGGGTGTATTTGCGTGAAGTTAAGGAGTGTCAATCTAAAGCAAGAGGAATTCcgtataagaagaagaagaagaaaaggaatcAAATTAAAGCCGAAGACCCAGCAAAGTCTTCCAAGCAAGCAGCTTAATCGCCTTGCCTTCTTGGGATTAATGGTAAATTTTGTCTCACTCAAACTAACTCTGTAT contains:
- the LOC126726194 gene encoding protein LIGHT-DEPENDENT SHORT HYPOCOTYLS 10-like, translated to MSSERLNDSAEGSSRSTPQKQQQQQPPPAPPPLSRYESQKRRDWNTFGQYLRNQTPPVSLSQCNCNHVLDFLRYLDQFGKTKVHLHGCVFFGQPDPPAPCTCPLRQAWGSLDALIGRLRAAYEEHGGSPETNPFGNGAIRVYLREVKECQSKARGIPYKKKKKKRNQIKAEDPAKSSKQAA